TGCATGAGCTTTTTGGCTCTTACTATGTTTGCACCAAAAGCGTAGCCTATAGCCTGATGCCCTAAACACACGCCGAGTATGGGAATTTCTTTGTAGAAACGCTTTATTACATCTACAGAAATACCTGCCTCTTTAGGTGTGCACGGTCCTGGTGATATAACAATAGCATCAGGTTTAGACCTTTGAACCTCTTCAAGGGTTATTTGGTCATTCCTCCTAACTGCTACTTGGCATCCAAGCATTTGAAAATACTGCACCAAGTTGTAGGTAAAAGAATCATAGTTGTCAATGATGAGTAAATGCATTTAATATATTTTCCCTTCCCTTCCCTTTTATGAATATGATTAAAATCATATATTTTCCACAAAGATGAAGAAGTTTTGCACATGATATAAAAATTTAAACTTCAAACTTTATCCTTGTTAGATGGGGTTTATAAGTTTTTTATATGCAAATTTTGATGATTTAAGTTATAAAGATTTGAAAACTTGTTGCAAAAATCACCAAATTAAATTATATTTTTCAAAAAGCACTTAGAGGAGGTCAAAAAATGGTGGAAGATAAGTCTCAGACTCTTTTAAAAGTTGAGGAAAAGTATTTTCCTCCCCAATCTATAGTAGAATCCGCTTGGATTAAAGATTACGAGAGTCTCTACAAGGAATCCATTAAAGACAGGGAAGGTTTCTGGGCTAAGGTTGCGGAAGAGCTACACTGGTTTAAAAAGTGGGAAAAGGTGCTTGAATGGAATTATCCATACGCCAAGTGGTTCGTAGGTGCGAAAACTAACATCACTTATAACTGCTTAGATAGACATGTAAAGAACGGTAAGAGGAATAAAGTAGCTTACATATCCATTGATGAAGATAATAACGAAAGGAAAATTACATACGGAGAGCTTTTAGAACTTGTCAATAGAATAGCCAACGGACTTAAATCCTTAGGTGTTAAAAAGGGAGACAGAGTTTCCATATACATGCCCAACACCATAGAGGCGGTTGCCTGTATGCTTGCTTGTGCAAGGATAGGTGCTATTCACAGTGTGGTTTTTGCAGGCTTTAGTGAAGGTGCTTTAAGGCTCAGGATAGACGATGCAAAAGCCAAGGTAGTCATAACAGCGAGCTATACCAAAAGAAGAGGCAAAAAGATAGACCTTCTTGCTACAGTACAGAGAGCTATAGATGGGCTTGAATTTGTGGAAAAGGTCGTGGTGTGGGACAGAGATAAGGATGTCTTAAACGGTGAGAGCAAGCTTTTTGTAAGTCTTGATGAATTGATAAAAAAGAGCTCTCCTCATTGTGAACCTGAAGCTATGGATGCAGAAGACCCTCTTTACATCCTTTATACTTCTGGAACTACAGGAAAACCAAAAGGTGTGCTTCATACCACAGGTGGCTATATGGTGGGCACTTACTACACCACCAAGGTGGTTTTTGACATAAAAGAGGATGATATATACTGGTGTACTGCAGACATAGGTTGGGTAACAGGGCACAGCTACATAGTATACGGACCTCTTGCTGTAGGC
The sequence above is drawn from the Hydrogenobacter hydrogenophilus genome and encodes:
- a CDS encoding anthranilate synthase component II → MHLLIIDNYDSFTYNLVQYFQMLGCQVAVRRNDQITLEEVQRSKPDAIVISPGPCTPKEAGISVDVIKRFYKEIPILGVCLGHQAIGYAFGANIVRAKKLMHGKTSLIYHTGEGIFKGIKNPFTAVRYHSLVIERESLPEVLKITAESEDGEIMGIQHIEYPVFGVQFHPESVLSEAGMDLLRNFLEISQGTRLST
- the acs gene encoding acetate--CoA ligase; the protein is MVEDKSQTLLKVEEKYFPPQSIVESAWIKDYESLYKESIKDREGFWAKVAEELHWFKKWEKVLEWNYPYAKWFVGAKTNITYNCLDRHVKNGKRNKVAYISIDEDNNERKITYGELLELVNRIANGLKSLGVKKGDRVSIYMPNTIEAVACMLACARIGAIHSVVFAGFSEGALRLRIDDAKAKVVITASYTKRRGKKIDLLATVQRAIDGLEFVEKVVVWDRDKDVLNGESKLFVSLDELIKKSSPHCEPEAMDAEDPLYILYTSGTTGKPKGVLHTTGGYMVGTYYTTKVVFDIKEDDIYWCTADIGWVTGHSYIVYGPLAVGTTSLIVEGAPDYPDPGRWWSYVEKYRVNIFYTAPTAIRMFMKYGEEWPAKYDLSSLRILGSVGEPINPEAWHWYFKNIGREKCVIVDTWWQTETGMHMITTIPSYPTKPGKSGKPFFTIEALVVDKNGNVLPPNTIGNLVIKTPWPSMLRTCWGEPERYEKYWNTIPGYYLTGDLASYDEEGYIMILGRADDVLNVAGHRIGTMEVESALVDYPAVAEAAVIGKPHEIKGESIKAFVILKKGYEPSEKLVEEIKHHVRQVLGPIAVPDEIEFVEKLPKTRSGKIMRRVLKAQELGLPVGDISTLED